The sequence below is a genomic window from Nitrospiraceae bacterium.
GTATTCGGTTTGGGTCTTTTTCTATCAATACGGCTAATTACGTGCCCTCTGTCTGGAGTCAGCGAGGAACCTTTACCTGTCAGGATGGAACCCCTGGGGAAATTGAAGTGGTGTATTTGGCGGAACGGCCCCAAGAAGCTGAAGGTCCCTTTCTCCGCGAGGAACGAAATCTTTTGAACTCGCTGGTCGAGATGGTTCGGTTGCAACTCGATCGAAAACGTTCTGAAGACGCCCTTCGTGAAGCCTATGACGACTTGGAACGGCGGGTCCAAATGCGAACCGCGGAATTGACGGAAGCCAATCAACTGCTCTCACGGGAAGTGGCGCAACGGAAAGAGGCGGAAGCTCAACTGGAAGCGTTGGTGGTGGAGATTCAGAAAACTCATGATGATCTGATCGCCATTTTAAACCAACTGCATATTGGAACAGCGTTGACTGACCGGGAAGGACGCGTGATCTTTTTAAGCAAGGCGGCCCAGGGATTGTGTGGCAAGCCACAAGTTCGTGGAAACGGCGAGTCCTGGCAGGTGTTGTTTGGACCATCTTCTAACCTGCCTCAGTTAGAGGCGATGGTCACACTTCCTCCCGAAAAACGGGAGACGGTGCTCGTGCATATGCCAACAATCAGCGGTGAACGAACACGGTGGGTCAACGTGGACATACGGGATGATCCCAGAGACCCCGAACGGAAAATGTTTTTTCTTTATGACGCCTCGGAAGTCCAAACGCTTCGGCAGTTGTTGACGGACGGACAAAAGTTTCATGATCTCATCGGTAAAAGCCAACCGATGCAATTGGTCTTTCAGCAGATCCAGGATTTTTCAAAAGTTGATTCCACCGTGCTGATCGAGGGAGAAACAGGAACGGGAAAGGAATTGGTGGCCCGCGCGATTCATCAATCCAGCCCCAGAAACGGTGGCCCCTTTATCGCGGTCAACTGTGCAGGATTAACCGAGTCGTTGGTGGCCAGCCAACTGTTTGGGCATAAGCGTGGGGCGTTTACCGGGGCGATATCCGAC
It includes:
- a CDS encoding sigma 54-interacting transcriptional regulator, with translation MESESNKNRDGELANTLHHLRERVKELSALHATAQLFQHEDLSIEELLQAVANFIPPSWQYPDITASRIRFGSFSINTANYVPSVWSQRGTFTCQDGTPGEIEVVYLAERPQEAEGPFLREERNLLNSLVEMVRLQLDRKRSEDALREAYDDLERRVQMRTAELTEANQLLSREVAQRKEAEAQLEALVVEIQKTHDDLIAILNQLHIGTALTDREGRVIFLSKAAQGLCGKPQVRGNGESWQVLFGPSSNLPQLEAMVTLPPEKRETVLVHMPTISGERTRWVNVDIRDDPRDPERKMFFLYDASEVQTLRQLLTDGQKFHDLIGKSQPMQLVFQQIQDFSKVDSTVLIEGETGTGKELVARAIHQSSPRNGGPFIAVNCAGLTESLVASQLFGHKRGAFTGAISDQQGLIEAAEGGTLFLDEIGDIPVAIQTSLLRVLQEREVTRLGESTLRKVDVRVLAATHHDLAKDVQQGTFRADLLYRIRVGRVLLPPLRERREDIPLLISFFLSHYRATTGRPVESVSNEGMRVLIAYDWPGNVRELKHAIEFAVVRCHHDVIQPDDLPPEILKYPENKVEPAFPAVSMQAFSRDCYEKDQLLAALTRTGGNRSAAAKLLGISRLTLYRRLSKFGLPSRK